A genome region from Rhizobium sp. ACO-34A includes the following:
- the fecE gene encoding iron-dicitrate transporter ATP-binding subunit (Part of the FecBCDE citrate-dependent iron (III) transport system), translating into MTHRLHADTVTLRYEERIVSRDLTVAIPDGSFTVIIGPNACGKSTLLRALSRLLVPATGSVVLDGQGIRDLPAREVARRLGLLPQSSNAPSGITVADLVARGRYPHQSFFRQWSKADEKAVTAAMEATNVTELSDRVVDELSGGQRQRVWVALLLAQETPIILLDEPTTYLDIAHQIELLDLLADLNGQGRTVVAVLHDLNQACRYASHLVAMKDGAVISEGAPSEIVTEALVRDVFGLASVIIADPVSATPLIVPKGRGKA; encoded by the coding sequence TTGACCCATCGTCTCCATGCCGACACCGTGACCTTGCGATATGAGGAGCGGATCGTTTCGCGGGATCTGACGGTGGCGATCCCAGACGGTTCCTTCACGGTCATCATCGGCCCGAACGCTTGTGGGAAATCCACCTTGCTCAGGGCCTTGTCCCGCCTGCTCGTTCCGGCGACCGGTTCCGTGGTGCTCGATGGACAGGGCATCCGGGATCTGCCGGCGCGAGAGGTCGCGCGTCGCCTCGGGCTTCTGCCGCAGAGTTCAAATGCGCCATCGGGCATTACGGTTGCCGATCTCGTGGCGCGGGGGCGCTATCCCCATCAATCCTTCTTCCGGCAATGGTCGAAGGCTGATGAGAAGGCCGTGACTGCCGCAATGGAGGCGACAAATGTTACCGAGCTCTCCGACCGCGTGGTGGACGAGCTTTCCGGCGGCCAGCGCCAGCGAGTCTGGGTCGCCCTGCTTCTCGCGCAGGAAACGCCGATCATCCTTCTGGACGAGCCGACCACCTATCTCGATATCGCTCACCAGATCGAGCTTCTCGACCTGCTGGCAGACCTCAACGGACAGGGTCGGACGGTGGTTGCCGTGCTGCACGACCTCAATCAGGCCTGCCGCTACGCATCCCATCTCGTTGCGATGAAGGACGGCGCCGTGATCAGCGAAGGGGCGCCGTCCGAAATCGTGACGGAAGCGCTTGTCCGCGATGTCTTCGGCCTCGCTTCGGTCATTATCGCGGACCCGGTTTCCGCGACCCCGCTGATCGTGCCGAAAGGGCGAGGCAAGGCCTGA
- a CDS encoding IclR family transcriptional regulator, producing MSVLEDIENDHDSVADATSEKRSGTIQSVSIATRFLNVLANAENELALGEIARRAGTGRSTAHRYLQSLVKEGLAQQDPASGFYDLGPTALSIGIGALRRVDAVEIAARHMKKLTHEHAMSGGVAIWTDRGPTLVRWFRSAYFSINPLGLGDILPIDNTACGLVFQAFLPEARIEAARKQQPSHFRGKPPEKAVLEKIRETCWAEMTSHLLSNVTGQAVPVFDAQQEIVCAVTTVTDLGQLQSPEDREALFREACLVNAATGGAATRKCME from the coding sequence ATGAGTGTTTTGGAAGACATTGAAAACGATCACGATTCTGTAGCGGATGCGACGAGTGAAAAACGCTCGGGCACCATCCAGTCCGTCTCGATCGCCACCCGCTTCCTGAACGTTCTGGCCAATGCCGAAAACGAGCTCGCGCTTGGAGAAATCGCTCGCCGCGCCGGAACCGGGCGTTCCACAGCACATCGCTACCTGCAGAGTCTGGTCAAGGAAGGACTTGCCCAGCAGGATCCGGCAAGCGGCTTCTATGATCTCGGCCCAACGGCTCTGAGCATCGGGATTGGCGCTCTCAGGCGAGTCGATGCGGTGGAAATCGCCGCACGCCATATGAAGAAGCTGACGCATGAACACGCCATGAGCGGCGGGGTTGCCATCTGGACCGACCGGGGCCCGACACTGGTTCGCTGGTTCAGGAGTGCGTATTTCTCGATCAATCCGCTCGGGCTGGGCGACATCCTGCCGATCGACAACACGGCCTGCGGACTGGTGTTTCAGGCTTTCCTGCCCGAAGCCCGCATCGAGGCGGCGCGCAAACAGCAGCCCTCCCACTTTCGCGGGAAGCCGCCGGAGAAGGCTGTTCTGGAGAAGATCAGGGAGACCTGCTGGGCCGAAATGACCAGCCACCTCCTGTCCAACGTTACCGGCCAGGCCGTTCCGGTCTTCGATGCGCAGCAGGAAATCGTCTGCGCCGTCACGACGGTCACCGATCTGGGACAGCTTCAGAGCCCCGAGGACCGCGAAGCCCTTTTCCGCGAAGCCTGTCTGGTCAACGCCGCGACCGGGGGTGCCGCCACCCGGAAATGCATGGAGTAA
- a CDS encoding iron ABC transporter substrate-binding protein, whose translation MRANAQRRFLSGVSAITLSGLMAMPVLAQDASSSEESSTMLEPIVVTGEKVARDLKSTASSVSVKTSREISEKTGDSSVAEVISDVPNVVYPDSVSSPVIRGQDTQGPNTGATAFFAGTVPRATVNLDGHYLNYNEFFFGATSVWDVDSIEVFRGPQTTSQGANAIAGTIIVNTKDPTFTPEGAYQAEIGNYNTKRASVALSGPIVEDELAARLALDYSGRDTFIDYVNSGFKHEGTDQDFMAFNGRFKLLWEPSEIPGLTAKLTYSYNKSNRPSQEAASAPFDELEHTTTTMPTWEQDTHTGIFDLGYDFGNGVKFFNQTQYSTSDVSRSTGLVNGGDAQIDQNNTSNETRVTFGDQEDVLSGVAGVYYAHTQTDEVLYLSGTSTFDDTKDNLGLFTEMSYRLTDQWTLTGGLRYQHDRIQRYGTSVYTKTPVEFDETFSTVLPKLSLAYAATPDWTVGAMVSRGYNPGGVSLNISAGKWMEFKEEKIWNYELFTRANLLDDRLTLSSNVFYMDFKNAQYNIPVVISSGVTQSYTINAEKAHAYGLEIGADYQLLDNVKLKASAGVLRTEIDEIASNVAYEGNEFAKSPGYMFSLGASWDVTEKFNLSGQLRHLDGYYSDTANTAAYAIDPYTVVDVRTSYKFAEAMELYGYVKNIFDERSPTYMQQNRGIGGIEASMTAPRMYGIGIRGTF comes from the coding sequence ATGCGAGCCAACGCTCAACGCAGGTTCCTGAGTGGTGTCAGCGCCATCACGCTTTCCGGCCTCATGGCGATGCCGGTCCTTGCGCAGGACGCCTCGAGTTCCGAAGAGAGCTCCACGATGCTGGAGCCGATTGTCGTGACCGGGGAGAAAGTGGCGCGTGATCTGAAGAGCACGGCGTCGTCCGTTTCGGTGAAGACAAGCCGGGAGATCTCAGAAAAAACCGGCGACTCTTCGGTTGCGGAGGTCATTTCCGACGTCCCGAACGTTGTCTATCCGGATTCCGTCAGCTCGCCGGTTATCCGCGGACAGGACACGCAAGGCCCCAACACCGGCGCAACCGCATTCTTTGCGGGCACTGTGCCACGCGCGACCGTCAATCTCGACGGCCACTATCTGAACTATAACGAGTTCTTCTTCGGTGCGACATCGGTGTGGGATGTGGACAGCATCGAGGTGTTCCGCGGCCCGCAGACCACATCGCAGGGCGCCAATGCCATCGCCGGCACGATCATCGTCAACACGAAGGATCCGACGTTCACGCCCGAAGGCGCCTATCAGGCGGAAATCGGCAATTACAATACGAAGCGTGCGTCCGTCGCCCTTTCCGGCCCGATCGTGGAAGACGAACTGGCGGCGCGTCTGGCGCTCGATTATTCCGGACGCGACACGTTCATCGACTACGTCAATTCCGGCTTCAAGCACGAGGGCACCGATCAGGATTTCATGGCCTTCAATGGCCGGTTCAAACTGCTTTGGGAGCCTTCTGAAATTCCCGGCCTGACGGCAAAGCTGACCTACAGCTACAACAAGAGCAATCGCCCGAGCCAGGAAGCCGCCTCGGCGCCGTTCGATGAGCTCGAACACACCACCACGACCATGCCGACCTGGGAGCAGGATACCCATACCGGCATTTTCGACCTGGGCTATGACTTCGGCAACGGCGTGAAATTCTTCAACCAGACGCAGTATTCGACATCGGACGTCAGCCGGTCCACCGGTCTGGTCAACGGCGGCGATGCTCAAATCGACCAGAACAACACTTCCAATGAAACCCGCGTCACCTTCGGCGATCAGGAGGACGTGCTGAGCGGCGTGGCCGGTGTTTATTATGCCCACACGCAGACCGATGAAGTGCTCTATCTCAGCGGCACGTCCACCTTCGACGACACCAAGGACAATCTCGGCCTCTTCACCGAAATGAGCTACCGCTTGACCGATCAGTGGACCCTGACCGGCGGCCTGCGCTACCAGCACGACCGTATCCAGCGTTACGGCACCTCCGTCTATACCAAGACGCCGGTCGAATTCGACGAAACCTTCTCCACCGTGCTTCCCAAGCTGTCGCTCGCCTATGCCGCAACGCCGGACTGGACAGTCGGCGCCATGGTCAGCCGCGGCTACAATCCGGGCGGCGTTTCACTGAACATCAGCGCCGGCAAGTGGATGGAGTTCAAGGAAGAGAAGATCTGGAACTACGAACTGTTCACGCGTGCCAACCTGCTCGATGACCGCCTGACGCTGAGCAGCAACGTCTTCTACATGGACTTCAAGAACGCGCAGTACAACATCCCGGTCGTCATCTCGTCGGGCGTCACCCAGTCCTATACGATCAACGCCGAAAAGGCGCATGCCTATGGTCTTGAGATCGGCGCCGACTATCAGCTTCTCGATAACGTCAAGCTGAAGGCAAGTGCGGGTGTCCTGCGCACCGAAATCGACGAGATTGCCAGCAATGTCGCCTATGAAGGCAATGAGTTCGCCAAGTCGCCGGGCTACATGTTCAGCCTCGGGGCAAGCTGGGACGTGACCGAGAAGTTCAATCTCTCCGGTCAGCTGCGGCATCTGGACGGCTATTACTCCGACACGGCTAACACGGCGGCCTATGCGATCGATCCCTATACGGTCGTGGATGTCCGCACGAGCTACAAGTTCGCAGAGGCCATGGAGCTTTATGGCTACGTCAAGAACATCTTCGACGAGCGTTCGCCCACCTATATGCAGCAGAACCGCGGCATCGGCGGCATCGAGGCCAGCATGACCGCACCGCGCATGTACGGCATCGGCATCCGGGGCACGTTCTGA
- a CDS encoding LLM class flavin-dependent oxidoreductase, giving the protein MTVRKKLHVGMSLAPTWLSGDAWRRPDSGIESVFGSDFYVDIARRAEAAKLDFVFRPDSLFLNTQVLETSQGFASLDSTVLLAAIARETSHIGLLTTASTMFVPPYMLARQIMSLHWLSNGRVGWNIVTALDGNENFGLPAMPSSEERYARAAEYTELVRLLWQSFPEEALKRDRESGRYADPGRIRPVNHNGPHFSVKGPLNLPAFDRAPIPLVQAGASEVGRNFASSVADAIFAATPDIEAATDLRRDLRQRAEGHGRRADDIRLLPGLSLYLAATRKEAQELFAFTHARGDRNRKIAHILKLTGLDLADWSEDRRITAADLPSELPAGASKTHAELLKRVIMREEPLLRDLLGRPEVIGSGHWQIVGTVDDAVQEISAWADAGAIDGFITTPGGSPGSMGLALEELMPRLSDAGLLRKDYAGSTFAGHFCEQ; this is encoded by the coding sequence ATGACTGTGAGAAAGAAACTCCATGTCGGCATGTCGCTGGCTCCCACATGGCTGAGCGGCGATGCCTGGCGCAGGCCCGACAGCGGCATAGAAAGCGTGTTCGGTAGTGATTTCTACGTCGATATCGCCCGGCGGGCGGAAGCGGCGAAACTCGATTTCGTCTTTCGTCCCGACAGCCTCTTTCTCAACACGCAGGTGCTCGAAACCTCTCAAGGGTTCGCCAGTCTCGACTCCACCGTGCTGCTTGCCGCTATCGCCCGCGAAACATCGCATATCGGCCTCCTGACTACCGCCTCCACGATGTTCGTTCCGCCTTACATGCTGGCGCGCCAGATCATGTCGCTGCACTGGCTGAGCAACGGACGGGTCGGATGGAACATCGTGACAGCGCTCGATGGCAACGAGAATTTCGGCCTGCCGGCAATGCCCTCATCGGAGGAGCGCTATGCCCGCGCCGCCGAATACACCGAACTCGTCAGGCTCCTGTGGCAGAGCTTTCCCGAGGAAGCGCTCAAGCGGGACCGGGAAAGCGGCCGCTATGCCGATCCCGGCCGGATCCGCCCGGTCAATCACAACGGGCCGCATTTCAGCGTGAAGGGACCGCTCAATCTGCCGGCCTTCGACAGGGCGCCGATCCCGCTGGTTCAGGCCGGTGCGTCCGAGGTCGGCCGCAACTTCGCGTCTTCCGTCGCAGATGCGATCTTCGCCGCGACCCCCGATATCGAAGCCGCGACCGACCTGCGCCGCGATCTGCGGCAAAGGGCCGAAGGCCATGGTCGCAGGGCGGATGATATCCGCCTCCTGCCGGGGCTGAGCCTCTATCTCGCCGCGACACGCAAGGAGGCACAGGAACTTTTCGCCTTCACCCATGCTCGCGGTGATCGGAACCGGAAAATTGCCCATATCCTCAAACTCACGGGTCTGGATCTTGCCGACTGGTCGGAAGACCGTCGGATCACGGCAGCCGATCTCCCCTCCGAACTGCCGGCCGGAGCCAGCAAGACCCATGCGGAACTGCTGAAACGCGTCATCATGCGCGAGGAACCGCTGCTGCGCGACTTGCTCGGACGGCCCGAGGTGATCGGATCCGGCCATTGGCAGATCGTCGGTACCGTCGATGACGCCGTGCAGGAAATCTCCGCCTGGGCCGATGCCGGCGCCATTGACGGTTTCATCACCACCCCGGGCGGCTCGCCCGGCTCCATGGGTCTTGCCCTGGAAGAACTCATGCCGAGGCTGAGCGATGCCGGCCTTCTCAGGAAGGACTATGCCGGATCGACGTTTGCCGGGCATTTTTGCGAACAGTGA
- a CDS encoding ABC transporter — MATGLLALLDDVAAIAKLAAASLDDIAAQTAKAGTKAAGVVIDDAAVTPRYVVGLSPARELPIIGKIALGSLKNKLLFLLPAALILGYFAPWSITPLLMLGGLYLCYEGAEKLFEVIMPHSAHEHEAALSSTVDPVALENQKVSGAIRTDFILSAEIMALTLANVASSNIYIQAVVLAAVGILITVAVYGVVALIVKADDVGLALARSSLGLVKLVGRGLVAGVPVFLKILAMVGTAAMLWVGGSILVHGLAVLGYHGPEHLIEEIAAGVTAVTSYLPGVLHWISTSAAQAVLGIVIGAVMIGLVHLAAPLIRLLQPGK; from the coding sequence ATGGCCACCGGACTTCTCGCACTTCTCGACGACGTTGCAGCGATCGCCAAGCTTGCAGCCGCATCACTGGACGATATTGCCGCGCAGACTGCGAAGGCAGGGACGAAAGCGGCAGGGGTGGTCATCGATGATGCGGCCGTCACGCCTAGATATGTGGTTGGCCTCTCGCCAGCGCGGGAATTGCCGATCATCGGCAAGATCGCGCTTGGATCCTTGAAGAACAAGCTGCTGTTCCTCCTTCCCGCCGCACTTATCCTTGGGTATTTCGCCCCGTGGTCGATCACGCCGCTTCTGATGCTTGGCGGCCTTTACCTCTGCTACGAGGGCGCCGAGAAGCTGTTCGAGGTCATTATGCCCCACAGCGCCCATGAGCATGAGGCAGCCCTTTCCAGCACGGTCGATCCGGTCGCATTGGAAAACCAGAAGGTTTCCGGCGCGATCCGGACCGATTTCATCCTCTCGGCCGAAATCATGGCCCTGACGCTCGCCAACGTTGCCTCGTCCAACATCTACATACAGGCAGTGGTCCTAGCCGCAGTCGGGATTCTGATCACCGTGGCAGTCTATGGTGTCGTCGCCCTTATCGTGAAGGCCGACGACGTGGGGCTTGCCCTTGCCCGCTCCTCTCTCGGTCTGGTGAAGCTGGTTGGGCGTGGGCTTGTTGCCGGGGTTCCGGTTTTCCTGAAGATCCTCGCCATGGTCGGGACCGCCGCGATGCTGTGGGTCGGAGGAAGCATCCTCGTCCATGGTTTGGCCGTCCTCGGCTATCACGGCCCGGAGCACCTGATCGAAGAGATCGCGGCCGGCGTCACGGCTGTCACCAGCTATCTGCCCGGAGTCCTGCACTGGATCTCGACATCCGCGGCGCAAGCCGTGCTTGGCATCGTCATCGGTGCCGTCATGATCGGGCTGGTTCATCTGGCAGCGCCCCTGATCCGGCTGCTGCAGCCGGGCAAGTGA
- a CDS encoding monooxygenase has protein sequence MTQIDQAWGEGPSERYESLAQRFRPIFAEIAKGALDRELNRRLPTAEIEKLKRARFGALRIPEEEGGFGATLPELFNLLIELSEADSNITQSLRGHFGFVEDVVNKAQGPDRKRWTERISRGEIAGNAWTEIGNAQQDSFATHISRKDGRFVLNGAKYYTTGSLFADWIDVGATGLSGEGIGVQVRRDDPGVRIVDDWDGFGQILTASGTTTFTDAEVDPADVVVDDNKFRYGAAFYQTVHLATLAGIGRAIANETAVAVGKRTRHYSNAAGPRSSQDPQVLQVVGRIRSNAYSAGAIVLQVARAIERAYQAHFAGNEDAEEKANAIAELETSQALNVVTNLILEASTILFDTLGASAAKKPAGLDRHWRNARTLSSHNPRIYKDRIVGDYAVNGTPPPYQWRIGLGTA, from the coding sequence ATGACACAGATCGACCAAGCCTGGGGCGAAGGCCCTTCCGAACGCTATGAAAGCCTCGCCCAGCGCTTCCGACCCATCTTCGCCGAGATCGCCAAGGGCGCACTCGACCGCGAGCTCAACCGCCGCCTGCCCACGGCAGAAATCGAGAAGCTGAAGCGCGCGCGTTTCGGCGCGCTGCGTATCCCCGAGGAGGAAGGCGGTTTCGGTGCGACCTTGCCCGAACTCTTCAACCTGCTGATCGAGCTTTCGGAAGCCGATTCCAATATCACCCAGTCGCTGCGCGGCCATTTCGGCTTCGTGGAGGATGTGGTCAACAAGGCGCAGGGTCCGGACCGCAAGCGCTGGACGGAACGCATCTCGCGCGGCGAGATCGCCGGCAATGCGTGGACCGAGATCGGCAATGCCCAACAGGATAGCTTCGCCACGCATATTTCCCGAAAGGACGGCCGCTTCGTCCTCAACGGTGCGAAGTACTACACCACCGGCTCCCTCTTCGCCGACTGGATCGACGTCGGTGCAACCGGGCTTTCCGGCGAAGGCATCGGTGTGCAGGTGCGCCGTGACGATCCCGGCGTGAGGATCGTCGATGACTGGGATGGTTTCGGCCAGATCCTGACAGCGAGCGGCACGACGACCTTTACCGATGCCGAAGTGGATCCCGCCGACGTGGTGGTGGATGACAACAAGTTCCGCTATGGCGCCGCCTTCTACCAGACCGTCCATCTTGCGACGCTTGCCGGCATCGGCCGCGCCATCGCCAATGAGACGGCAGTCGCCGTCGGGAAACGCACCCGCCATTACAGCAATGCGGCGGGGCCGCGCTCCAGCCAGGACCCACAGGTCCTGCAGGTCGTCGGCCGTATCCGCAGCAACGCCTATAGCGCCGGCGCCATCGTTCTGCAGGTCGCACGCGCTATCGAGCGGGCCTATCAGGCCCATTTCGCCGGAAACGAGGACGCGGAAGAAAAGGCCAACGCCATCGCCGAACTGGAGACATCCCAAGCCCTGAACGTGGTCACCAACCTCATTCTGGAAGCCTCGACCATCCTCTTCGACACGCTCGGCGCCTCCGCGGCCAAGAAGCCGGCCGGCCTCGATCGTCACTGGCGCAATGCCCGCACGCTCTCCTCGCACAATCCGCGGATCTACAAGGACCGGATCGTCGGCGACTACGCGGTCAACGGCACACCGCCACCCTACCAGTGGCGCATCGGCCTCGGCACCGCGTGA
- a CDS encoding ABC transporter ATP-binding protein: protein MTIPSEAGAPVAERKSLLDVSGIEVVYGSAILAVADVSLTIGEGEIVALLGANGAGKSTVLKAISGLAAADRAKVIKGHIRFGGEDILGIPANRLASRGIVHVLEGRHVFPHLTVEENLLTGAFLQKPGRRELLRQLDDIYAWFPRLKDKRKTQAGLTSGGEQQMLAIGRALLTQPRLVLLDEPSMGLAPRIVQEIFQIIVRLNREKGTAFLLAEQNAALSLAHSERAYVLDAGRIALEGPAAEIAARDDLHKIYLGDAP, encoded by the coding sequence ATGACCATACCCTCCGAAGCTGGCGCACCGGTCGCCGAGAGAAAATCCCTCCTCGATGTCTCGGGGATCGAGGTCGTCTACGGCAGCGCCATCCTTGCCGTCGCAGACGTGTCGCTCACCATCGGTGAAGGCGAGATCGTCGCCCTGCTCGGGGCAAACGGCGCCGGTAAGAGCACGGTGCTCAAGGCAATATCGGGCCTCGCTGCGGCAGACCGCGCCAAGGTTATCAAGGGCCATATCCGCTTCGGTGGAGAGGATATCCTCGGCATCCCCGCCAATCGCCTCGCTTCCCGCGGCATCGTCCATGTGCTGGAAGGGCGTCATGTCTTTCCGCACCTTACCGTCGAGGAAAACCTTCTGACGGGAGCTTTCCTGCAAAAGCCGGGCCGCCGGGAACTTCTCAGGCAACTCGACGATATCTACGCGTGGTTTCCGCGCCTGAAGGACAAGCGCAAGACGCAGGCGGGTCTCACCTCGGGCGGAGAACAGCAGATGCTGGCCATCGGCCGCGCACTCCTGACCCAGCCCCGCCTCGTCCTGCTCGACGAACCGTCGATGGGCCTTGCCCCACGCATCGTTCAGGAAATCTTCCAGATCATCGTTCGGCTGAACCGGGAAAAGGGCACGGCTTTCCTGCTTGCCGAGCAGAACGCCGCTCTTTCGCTTGCCCATTCCGAACGAGCCTATGTGCTCGACGCCGGCAGAATCGCACTCGAAGGCCCGGCGGCGGAAATCGCGGCCAGAGACGACCTGCACAAGATCTATCTCGGCGACGCCCCATGA
- a CDS encoding ABC transporter permease codes for MKKMLIAALIAGSTLTSTLPTSVLAADVTQYVPLPTYRVGPYASSGELWWAGERDYFRYINEVEGGIEGVKIDYEEFETEWSPDRTVEVYERVKAGKNGSPLAFFFTHGTPASYALLEKGAADKIPLIDPVGGKTESVDGTVFPYAFPLLFSYYSQASTGINYIAEKEGGFDKLKGKKIATVYHDSAYGRASQPAVEALAKKYGFENIQIPVADPGNEQSPQWRQIREEKPDWVFLRTWGVSTVVAIKTAQRFGFPADHIIGDVWAGSESDVIPAGNAAIGYSALAPYPGGTDFEIHKRLKAEILDKGKSDLRDPKLFGAVNYNIGLVNAALAVEALRTGYKHFGSRPLNGEEGRWAFEHLTIDDARLKEIGFSGLLQQIKITPFDHEGGGAARIQSWDGQKWVLKTDWIKADHALLDPLIKEGSAAYAKEKGITPRTPETETN; via the coding sequence ATGAAAAAAATGCTGATCGCCGCGCTGATCGCCGGCAGCACCCTGACCTCCACCCTGCCGACATCCGTTCTTGCAGCAGACGTCACGCAATACGTGCCCCTGCCGACCTACCGCGTCGGCCCCTACGCCTCCTCGGGCGAACTGTGGTGGGCCGGCGAGCGGGATTACTTCCGCTACATCAACGAGGTCGAAGGCGGCATCGAAGGCGTGAAGATCGACTACGAGGAATTCGAGACCGAATGGAGCCCGGACCGCACGGTAGAAGTCTATGAACGCGTCAAGGCCGGCAAGAATGGCTCACCGCTCGCCTTCTTCTTCACCCACGGCACACCGGCAAGCTATGCGCTTCTGGAAAAGGGCGCGGCCGACAAGATTCCGCTGATCGACCCGGTCGGCGGCAAGACCGAAAGCGTTGACGGAACGGTGTTCCCCTATGCCTTCCCGCTGCTGTTCAGCTATTACAGCCAGGCTTCCACCGGCATCAACTACATCGCCGAGAAGGAAGGCGGCTTCGACAAGCTCAAGGGCAAGAAGATCGCCACCGTCTACCACGACAGTGCCTATGGCCGCGCAAGCCAGCCGGCGGTCGAAGCGCTCGCCAAGAAATACGGCTTCGAGAACATCCAGATCCCGGTTGCCGATCCCGGCAACGAGCAGTCGCCGCAGTGGCGCCAGATCCGTGAAGAAAAACCCGACTGGGTTTTCCTGCGCACCTGGGGCGTCTCGACGGTCGTCGCCATCAAGACCGCACAGCGCTTCGGCTTCCCGGCCGACCACATCATCGGCGATGTCTGGGCCGGTTCCGAATCCGACGTGATCCCGGCAGGCAATGCGGCCATCGGTTATTCGGCGCTCGCACCCTATCCGGGCGGCACGGATTTCGAGATCCACAAGCGCCTCAAGGCCGAGATCCTGGACAAGGGCAAGTCAGACCTTCGCGATCCCAAGCTCTTCGGCGCGGTGAACTACAATATCGGCCTCGTCAACGCAGCCCTCGCAGTCGAGGCGCTCCGCACCGGCTACAAGCATTTCGGCTCCCGCCCGCTGAACGGCGAGGAAGGTCGCTGGGCCTTCGAACACCTCACCATCGACGACGCGCGCCTGAAGGAGATCGGCTTCTCCGGCCTTCTGCAGCAGATCAAGATCACGCCCTTCGACCATGAAGGCGGCGGCGCTGCCCGCATCCAGAGCTGGGACGGCCAGAAGTGGGTCCTCAAGACCGACTGGATCAAGGCCGACCATGCGCTTCTCGATCCGCTGATCAAGGAAGGCTCGGCAGCCTACGCCAAGGAAAAGGGCATCACGCCGCGCACGCCGGAAACGGAAACCAACTGA
- a CDS encoding branched-chain amino acid ABC transporter permease, protein MSDIDIRVSGSSLEAVNYRLAGWIAAGALLIALPFLTTEYWINAIIVPFIILSLAGLGLNLLTGYAGQISLGAGAFMMVGAYATFAFQLRLPELPLPLALIAAGIISGVVGLAFGLPSTRIKGFYLIVSTLAAQFFFEWLFLKFPWFYNGNSSATISLPGPLNVFGLDANNPHGRYYLTLAIAGLLTWGAFNLVRGQTGRNWMAIRDMDTAAAVIGVPVLRAKLQAFAISSFVLGIAGALWAFAYLGSASVQSFGLTRSYQILFIIIIGGMGTIRGAYFGAAFVSLLPLALDWLFQRLLGGHVDAGLLQNIQKVIFGTLIVWFLIREPEGLARLLRTLGASNKNNRL, encoded by the coding sequence ATGTCCGATATCGATATCCGCGTGAGCGGCAGCTCTCTCGAAGCCGTCAACTACCGCCTCGCAGGCTGGATTGCCGCCGGTGCTCTGCTGATCGCCCTGCCCTTCCTGACCACGGAATACTGGATCAACGCGATCATCGTGCCGTTTATCATCCTGTCGCTGGCGGGCCTCGGCCTCAACCTTCTGACCGGTTATGCCGGGCAGATCTCGCTCGGCGCCGGTGCCTTCATGATGGTGGGGGCATACGCGACCTTCGCCTTCCAGCTCCGGCTGCCGGAACTTCCGCTGCCGCTTGCCCTGATCGCCGCCGGCATCATCTCGGGCGTGGTGGGCCTTGCCTTCGGCCTGCCCTCCACCCGGATCAAGGGCTTCTATCTCATCGTCAGCACGCTTGCCGCGCAGTTCTTCTTCGAGTGGCTCTTCCTGAAGTTCCCGTGGTTCTACAACGGCAACTCCTCGGCCACGATCTCGCTGCCCGGCCCGCTCAACGTCTTCGGCCTCGACGCCAACAATCCGCACGGCCGCTATTACCTGACGCTCGCCATCGCCGGCCTGCTCACCTGGGGCGCTTTCAATCTGGTGCGCGGACAGACGGGCCGCAACTGGATGGCGATCCGCGACATGGACACCGCCGCTGCCGTCATCGGCGTGCCGGTCCTCAGAGCCAAGCTGCAGGCCTTTGCCATATCGAGCTTCGTCCTCGGTATCGCCGGCGCGCTCTGGGCCTTCGCCTATCTCGGCTCGGCCAGCGTGCAGAGCTTCGGGCTCACTCGCTCCTACCAGATCCTCTTCATCATCATCATCGGCGGCATGGGCACGATCCGTGGCGCCTATTTCGGAGCCGCCTTCGTCAGTCTTCTGCCGCTCGCGCTCGACTGGCTATTCCAGCGCCTTCTCGGCGGCCATGTCGATGCCGGTCTGCTGCAGAACATCCAGAAGGTGATCTTCGGAACCCTCATCGTCTGGTTCCTCATCCGCGAACCGGAAGGACTGGCGCGCCTGCTGCGCACGCTCGGCGCGTCCAACAAGAACAACCGCCTCTAA